CCCGGCAGCCAGTCAGCGTCTTGCAATACGAAAAGTCGACACCTATGCAACTATGTAACACTCACACCCCGCATGGTAGCTTCTCCTTTGACCTCTTCTTTACTTCCCAATCTGCTCGCACTCTCCCTACGTTTCGCTCCTTCTGGTCGCGTAGGGCTTCTCGGGTCAGCGCCGGACATGCGACGAGTGATAGCTGGAGAAGTAGGGGTGAGCGGAGTCTTGGGGATTGTTGGTGATGCAGGTGTGGAGGCAGGTTCGGATGCGGTAGCAACCGTAGGCGATAGATCGACCATTGCGAAGTAAAACCCTGTGTGTAGATGTCAGCGTTCAGTCCTCTCCGTGCCGCTGTTTGGTGCTCTCCACAATTTGCAGCGAGTGCCGCGACCCGACGACAGATACAAGTGATTCGCGAGACTAGTACTCACCTGCGAAACTCGCTCCTGAAATGTCTCTAACCTTATGATCGGGGACCAGAAATCTCTCTTTGATTCTCAAGAACACGAAatccctctctttccctctccccaTCTCACCCTTCGATCGATCCGGCACCGGATCTCTGAAGAGCAATTCTGGTCTGACCATATCTTGTCTCGTGGACGGTCTTCGAAATTGTTCGAAACGTCCCCAATGACGCATATCATCGTGTTCCGTCGCTCCAAATCGAGATCCGGTTATGAAGCCGTGTTTTGGACCTATGATCTCGCCcgtgaagaaggtggtgaggtGGGGATGGGAGTCTGtaagatgggagatggagagataGCCTGATAAAGAGGAATCGGCAAAATTGACGTCCTATTGATCCACCGTTCGCACAAAGGAGACATCCATCAGCAAGATTCAAGCATAAAAGAAAATgatcggtgagtcgctacactcaccaacagttgcacttccacttcgtATGCACTTCTCCCGCTCGTCTGAGTACCCTTGAACACGCTACCGGGGTACATTGCGCCTCTACCGACACTGGGCACCCGATTCGTCGTCACGTCAAGCAATGGATTCGGCGGACGTTCTAATTCCTCTTTGTTCGAGCTAGTCGGGGCAGGCGAAGGAGTGAGATTGCGCTCGCGATCGGTGACAGGTGATGGCAGATGTGACGAAGAGGTGCTGGCAAGATTACTGCCGGTAGTGGTCTGCCAAGGCAGAGGATATTGAGACGGAAGGGACTGGGAAAGATTGTTCGGAGCAGGGGATGAAGATCCTTCATTGCTCGAAGGGGATATTTCTCTCGGCCGAACCGTagcagatgaaggagattCGGCACCTTCCTCCGTTCCCGACTCGATAGTACAGCCGCTCATTACATCCTCACCAAACACTGTCACTCCTCTCAAACCTAGACCCAGTCCAGCTCCACCCGATCTGAGTGCAAAGGAAGGTTGTTCGTTCTCGTCGTTCCCCAGCGGAATCGTTGTGGTGGCCCGCATCCTAGCATCTAGACCTCCTACACATCTCCCGCATATCCTCTCAATCGGATCGTTCAGGACAACGATGCATTCATTGGGCGACGTACTGGTCGAACTTGAAAAGCTCCCTAGTCCACAGATGGCACATTTGATGGGACCCGActgggatggatgagggggagagggtggaggagcgGAAGGCGTCGATTCGGTCGGCATGGTGGAGGATAGGCGGACAGCTTGTCAATGTGTGATCGGGTCCGAGTGACTGTTGGCGGTTGTTATCGTCCTCGAGAGAACGATTGATGGTGTGTATCGTGATGATTGGAACGACTGCTAGCGGCGAGGTCGAGAGGACTGACTGCGATTCTGTGTGGGCAGGATGATGTGATTATGTTATTTGCACAAAGATTGCGCTTGATGTGATAGAAATGGACCGTGGGTGACTTGCGACGTCAGCAGTAGTAGTTACTTCGTAGTCTTGGCCTAAAGGCAATTTGTGTCATGATTGCTACggtgggaggtggtgatcTCATGACTGACTGCGTTTACTGGATGTGGCAGGTGGCGATCGACCTGTTATCGAAGACTCAGTCCCGCGTCAGAGGATCAAGGGGCGACATCTGACAATCTGATTGCTTCACGGATCTTAGTCCTTGAGTGAGATGTATCATTGCAACCGACCTGCCTGATCAACTCTGAGCTCCCAGACACGTATCTCTCATCGGGGTCAAGCAGTCCCACTTGGCTCAGGTCATTCATAGCTCTGCATCGTCCCAAGTGTCCTGGTAGCACACCAGATTCTAGATAAGGTGAATGAGCCGAAACATATATTGCCACGTCATATGATACGGAATAATCGAGTCAAAGCCGAGCGGTTGGCTGCATCCGACTTGGAATCCGAAGTGGAAAGCAGTAGTAGTCAGTAGCGAGTAGAAACAAAAGTTGGGAATTGAGTTGGTCGCTTGACACCTTGATACTCTTTCTTCAAGATTCAATTTCGTTCACCGTCTCTCTCAGTTGAATATCATATTGTCTGGCATCGCTTGCCACAACCCCTCaaccatctctctttcatcgACACTTGACAAGCTCCTTTCGTCAGATACAGCTTTTCTAAAAATGTGTGGCATCTTCTGTTGCTACAACCGCCAAGGCGACCTCGCCTCATATCGCCCTCGAGCTATCGCTTGCTCCAAGAAGCAAAGACATAGGGGTCCTGATTGGTCTGGTTGCTACATGACCAAGAACACCATTCTTGTGCACGAACGTTTGGCTAttgtcggtgtcggtgagtcCTGAGATCAAGTCATTCTACACGATATACTGGTTTGCCGCTCTGCACTTCTTTCGAGTCAATCAACGACTTGCGCATGGACCCATAAATCCGTGAAACAGTCCATACTGGAGTGgcatgagctgatcatgcTCTGTGACACTCAGACACCGGTGCTCAACCCCTCGTCAACCAAGATGAAACTCTTGTCCTCGCTGTCAACGGTGAGATCTACAACCACGTCGCTTTGAGAAAGGGtctcaaggacaaggatgCTGTCTTCAAGACTCACTCAGATTGTGAAGTCATCATGCacttggtgagttgctcttcttgatcaggATACACATCCCCCCTCATTGTCAGCTCACAATTAATGCTTGTAACACTTCATAGTACAAGGAGCATGACACCGGACTGTGCAACATGCTTGACGGGATGTTCTCGttcgttctcgtcgataGCTCCGTCACCCCCCCTCGACTCATTGCTGCTCGAGACCCTATCGGTATCACTACTCTCTACATGGGTTACcactcatcctctcctgaTACTCTCTACTTCTCCTCTGAATTGAAAGCCATCCACGAAGAATGTGACactctcctctcattcCCTCCCGGACACTTCTACGACTCGAACAAGAAGGCCCTTACCCGATACTACCAACCTTCATGGTGGGACTCAGACAAGGGTACCGTCCCTCACAACCCTGTCGACCTCAAACTCGTCCGAGAAACCCTCGAAGCAGCCGTCAAGAAGCGGTTGATGTCTGAGGTTCCTTACGGTGTTTTGTTGAGTGGTGGCTTGGACAGTAGTTTGATCGCTTCGATCGCTGCGAGGGAGACTGACAAGCTCGCTGCTGAGCAAGAAAAATtgagaaaagagagaagaacgCACACCGAGAACGGTTGGGTCGGTGCGTACAGACTGACATCGCCTTGTTGGCTGTGAAACTTTGCTAAATCTCGGTTCTTTATCCAGGTGATGACCAACCCCTCGCTTCTTGGCCTCAACTTCACTCCTTCGCCATTGGTCTTCCTGGTGCTCCCGACCTAATCGCTGCCCGGAAGGCTGCTGACTTCCTTGGCACTGTTCACCACGAGTACCACTTCACCGTCCAAGAAGGTCTCGACGCTATCCCTGAGGTCATTTACCACCTTGAGACTTACGACGTCACAACTGTCCGAGCTAGTACTCCCATGTACCTGTTGAGTAGGAAGATCAAGGCTATGGGTGTCAAGATGGTTCTGAGTGGAGAGGGTTCCGATGAGATCTTCGGCGGTGAGTATGGTCGTATGACCAAGCATGAAATGACAAAGATACTGATGACTGTTGACTCTAGGTTACCTTTACTTCCACGCTGCTCCCAACGCGAAGGACTTCCACGAGGAACTTGTCAAGCGAGTCAAGAACCTGCACACTGCTGACTGTCTCCGAGcgaacaagtgagtgacatgCTACTGAAGACCTCGAGGCACCTGCTGACGTATATGAACAGATCCACCATGGCTTGGGGTCTTGAGGCACGAGTCCCTTTCCTTGACAAGCAATTCCTTGAGGTCGCCATGAACATCGATGCCAAGTACAAGATGTTCTCAAAGGGCTCTCAAcaggaggtggatgaggatggcCGACCCAAGATGGAGAAATACATTCTGAGAAAAGCATTCGATTGCTCTCCAGACGGCAAAGCATATCTGCCTGACTCTATCTTGTGGAGGCAGAAGGAGCAATTCTCGGACGGTGTCGGTTACTCATGGATCGATGGGTAGGTTTCGGATGCTTCCTTGTTCTCCGCAAGTCCGCTGCCGTCTTCGTGGCTGATGGTTTTGCGCCTATAGCATGAAGGACCATGCGGCCGCTGCCATCTCCGATGAGAAGTTCGCCGATCGAGCTAACCGATGGTCCCTCGATACTCCCGACACAAAGGAGGCTTACTGGATCCGAGAATTGTTTGAGCTCCACTTCCCTTCCGAAGCAGCTGCTAAGACTGCCGTCCGATGGATCCCTAAACAAGAATGGGGTGTTTCGTCTGATCCATCCGGACGAGCTGTCAGCATCCATACGGCTGCTTATGAGGAGGGTAAGAAGGCTTAGATTGGGATGGGAATGGCTCTGCAGTAGATTAGATCTCAGTGTGCTCACAATGCATAGTTAGGGTATTCTTAGTGTGGATCCCATGAGAAAGATTGCTTTCATCCACATCCAACGGCTGTAAGATGGACTAGCCAGGCTCTAATTCCACAGAACAAAACACGCAATCACAAGGCAAAATATCGATGCGATGAGATTCAGTCAGAATCGCTTATTCGTTGAGGtcggaggaagacgagatcCTCACACAATTTCTGAATATTGTATGACTTTAGGTTTCTAAGATCACCTTGCAAGTCGTGTGCTCAGTCTTGGGATCAGGATCAAGAGCCTGACCGAAGCAAGTGGAAGCCCTGTGTCTACAACGATGCTCCGGCCCCTGTTCACCCAATGAACCGAGTATGCCATCAACTACTGCGCCATTCTCGATCATACCATCGTCCCCGCCACGAACTTACATATTCATGTCCCAGACTACCGTTCACAGTGACTCGACCACTGTTGAACAGAACCTGGCAAGTGAATTTGCCGGGATTTCAGCTCCTTCGAACAGTTTCGCTGTTTCTACAGTAGATCCAGTCCCTCCATCATTTGCACAGCTGGAATCATCATTGCGGGGACCACTGTCCACACGTTTCACGACTGCCAATCCTTCTGTGTATGGGAATGAAGGCGCTTCTCAATCAATCCGTCTCGAGATCCACCCAAGTCCGCTCTCAGAATGGCCCGAAACCAAGTGACAGGGGACTTGATTGTACAATAGCGATACACTCATGCATCTGGGCTATTTCTGAGCTGCTCTGATACGGCATTCTGCAATCACACCTCCGCGACCCTTTCTCGTATGCAGATTTCAAGTAGCTAAATGGAATGTAACTTACCTGACGTCGTCTGGG
This genomic interval from Kwoniella newhampshirensis strain CBS 13917 chromosome 4, whole genome shotgun sequence contains the following:
- a CDS encoding asparagine synthase (glutamine-hydrolyzing) produces the protein MCGIFCCYNRQGDLASYRPRAIACSKKQRHRGPDWSGCYMTKNTILVHERLAIVGVDTGAQPLVNQDETLVLAVNGEIYNHVALRKGLKDKDAVFKTHSDCEVIMHLYKEHDTGLCNMLDGMFSFVLVDSSVTPPRLIAARDPIGITTLYMGYHSSSPDTLYFSSELKAIHEECDTLLSFPPGHFYDSNKKALTRYYQPSWWDSDKGTVPHNPVDLKLVRETLEAAVKKRLMSEVPYGVLLSGGLDSSLIASIAARETDKLAAEQEKLRKERRTHTENGWVGDDQPLASWPQLHSFAIGLPGAPDLIAARKAADFLGTVHHEYHFTVQEGLDAIPEVIYHLETYDVTTVRASTPMYLLSRKIKAMGVKMVLSGEGSDEIFGGYLYFHAAPNAKDFHEELVKRVKNLHTADCLRANKSTMAWGLEARVPFLDKQFLEVAMNIDAKYKMFSKGSQQEVDEDGRPKMEKYILRKAFDCSPDGKAYLPDSILWRQKEQFSDGVGYSWIDGMKDHAAAAISDEKFADRANRWSLDTPDTKEAYWIRELFELHFPSEAAAKTAVRWIPKQEWGVSSDPSGRAVSIHTAAYEEGKKA